One Phaseolus vulgaris cultivar G19833 chromosome 4, P. vulgaris v2.0, whole genome shotgun sequence DNA window includes the following coding sequences:
- the LOC137837702 gene encoding carboxylesterase 1-like, translating to MSHQHQLPIDPYKHLDLVLNPNGTLTRLRYIPSSLPSSDPTLPVLTKDIIINQQNNTSLRLFLPQTALSSNPNHQKLPLIFFFHGSGFIVTSAASTMFHDFCSAMSAAVPAVVASVDYRLAPEHRLPAAYDDAVEALEFLRNNPDEWLTKHADMGNCYIMGNSAGATIAYFAGLRVTDTVRDLEPLKIRGLILRQVFFGGVQRSESEVRLENNESFPLCVSDLAWELALPVGADRDHEYANPRAEKWVGKLGRVRDLGWRVLVSGNGGDILIDREKELVEMLKEKGVEVVTDFDEEGGHGVEYGDESKAKQFIQVVKHFVSSTHV from the coding sequence ATGTCTCATCAACACCAACTACCCATTGATCCCTACAAGCACCTCGATCTCGTTCTGAACCCTAACGGCACCCTCACTCGTTTACGTTACATTCCAAGCTCACTACCTTCTTCAGACCCCACTCTCCCAGTTCTCACCAAAGACATAATCATCAACCAACAAAACAACACCTCGCTACGTTTATTCTTGCCCCAAACAGCACTCTCCTCAAACCCAAACCACCAGAAGCTACCTCTCATCTTTTTCTTCCATGGAAGCGGTTTCATAGTCACCAGCGCCGCCTCCACCATGTTCCACGACTTCTGCTCCGCCATGTCCGCCGCCGTCCCCGCCGTCGTCGCCTCCGTCGATTATCGCCTCGCTCCGGAGCACCGTCTCCCGGCGGCTTACGACGACGCAGTGGAGGCGTTGGAGTTTCTCCGAAACAACCCCGATGAGTGGCTGACAAAACACGCCGACATGGGTAATTGTTACATCATGGGGAACAGTGCCGGAGCAACAATCGCCTACTTCGCGGGCCTACGCGTGACCGACACTGTGCGTGATCTGGAGCCGTTGAAGATCCGAGGGCTGATATTGCGCCAGGTGTTTTTCGGTGGGGTCCAGAGGTCTGAGTCCGAGGTGAGGTTAGAGAACAACGAGTCTTTTCCGCTGTGCGTTTCGGATTTGGCTTGGGAGTTAGCGCTGCCCGTTGGCGCTGACCGTGATCACGAGTATGCGAATCCGAGGGCTGAGAAGTGGGTTGGGAAATTGGGCAGAGTGAGGGATCTAGGGTGGAGGGTGTTGGTGAGTGGGAACGGTGGCGATATATTAATTGATCGCGAGAAAGAGTTGGTGGAGATGTTGAAAGAGAAGGGTGTGGAAGTGGTgactgattttgatgaagaagggGGTCATGGGGTGGAGTATGGTGATGAGTCAAAGGCTAAGCAATTCATTCAAGTTGTGAAACATTTTGTTTCCTCAACTCATGTTTAG